Genomic window (Streptosporangium brasiliense):
GCTCGGCCGCGAGGTAGTCGGCGAACTGCCGGCCGGTCTGGAAGGAGTCGATCCAGCCGTTCTTGGCCACCGCGTCCTTCCACGCCTGCGAGTCGTGCATCTTGGTGACCAGGTCGGTCAGGGTCTTCTTGGCGGCGTCGTCCAGTCCGGGCGGGGCCACGAACCCGCGCCAGTTGGCCAGCTCGACGTCCAGGCCGCCCTCCTTCAGGGTGGGCGCGTCGACGCTGTCGAGGCGGGCCGGCGAGGTCACGCCGAGGGCCCGGAGCTTGCCGGACTTCACGTGCTCGGCGAACTCGCCGATGCCGGAGACGCCCATCGCGACCTTGTTGCCCAGCAGCGCGTTGAGCGCCTCGCCGCCGCCGGAGTGGGCGATGTAGTTGACCTGCTTGGGGTCGATCCCGGCGGCCTTGGCCATCAGGCCCGCCACGATGTGGTCGGTGCCGCCGGCGGAGCCGCCCGCGATCGCGATCTTCGCCGGTCCGGCCTTCCACGCCGTCACCAGGTCGGCCAGCGACTTGTACGGCGAGGCGGCCGGGACCACGATGATCTCGTACTCCTCGGTCAGCTTCGCGATGGGCGTGGTCTCGGCCAGCGTGACCTTCGACCTGTTCTGCTCCACCGCGCCGAGCATGACCAGGCCCATGGTCATCAGCAGGTTGCCGTTGCCCTTCTCCCCGGCGAGCTGGGCCAGGCCGATGGTGCCGCCCGCCCCGGGGACGTTGTAGACCTCCACCTTGCGGGACGGGTCCGCCGAGGTGATGACCTGCTCCGCGGTGCGGGAGGTCTGGTCCCAGCCGCCGCCGGGCGAGGCCGGGGCCATGATTTTCAGCGTGCCGACGCTGGAGCCCGAGCCCGCCCCCGAGCCGCACGCGGTGAGGGCGGCGAGGGACAGGGCCGCCAGGGCGGCGAGTCTCCGAAGACGCATGGTCAACTCCAAACAGCTTGAAGAAAAGCGTGGTGAGGATGCTGAGCGTCCCAGGTAACGGTGTCGATCCTTTGCGAGCTTGCCGTCGTATCGGTCGTATTGGTCGCGCCGGTCACGGCCGCCGCGACCGCGCTGTTATCTCCAGCTGCTTTCATGGTCCCTGACCAGGGAGTTCACTCGTGCGACGCATTCTCAACGCCTCCCTCGGCACCCAGCTGTTCATGCTGCAGACGGTGATCGTTTTCCTCGCGGTGGGCGGAACGGCGGGCGTCTGGATGGAACACACCCGCAGCCAGCTCGACCGGCAGTACCAGCAGCGCGCGCTGGCGATCGCCGAGTCCGTCGCCGGGCTGCCCCAGGTCCGCGAGGCGTTCACCCGGCCCCGGCCGGAGGTGAGCCTGCAGCCGATCGCGGCGGGGGTGCAGGCGGCCACCGGCGCCGACTACGTGGTGATCGCCAACCGGGAGCAGATCCGCTACGCGCACCCCAACACGGCCCTGATCGGCAAGCGGCTGTCCACCGACGGCTCGGAGATCCTGACCAGCGGCCGGACCTGGACCGGCATCCAGACCGGCACCCTCGGCCGCTCCGTGCGCGGCAAGGCGCCGATCTTCGACTCCTCCGGCCGGGTCATCGGCCTGGCCTCGGTCGGGGTGCTCCAGGACACCGTCGCCGAGGAGCTCGGCTCGGCGCTGCCGCCGCTGCTGTGGACCGTGCTCGCCGTGCTCCTCGCCGGGTCGGCGGCCGCCGGGCTGATCGCCCGGCGGGTCCGCCGCCAGACCTTCGGACTGGAGCCCCGGGAGATCGCCGCCCTGCTCGAACAGCGCGAGGGCGTGCTGCACGGCGTGAAGGAGGGGGTGCTGGCCCTCGACCTCCAGGGCAGGGTGACGCTGGTCAACGACGCGGCCCGCGACCTGCTCGGTCTCTCGGCCCACGACGTCGGGCGGGAGCTGCGCGAGATGCCCCTGTCGGACCGGATGCGGGACGTGCTGGACGGCGCGGACCCCGGCGACGACCGGGTGGTGCTCCACCGCGACCGTGTGCTCGTGCTCAACCGGACCCCGGTGGCGGTCCGCGAGCAGCCCAGCGGTTGGGTGGTCACCCTGCGCGACCGGACCGAGCTGGTACGGCTGGCGCGCGAGCTCGACCAGGCCAGCAGCACGACCGACGCGCTGCGCGCCCAGGCCCACGAGTTCGCCAACCGGATGCACACCGTGGTCGGCCTGCTGGAGCTCGGCGAGCACGAGACGGCCGTCAACTACATCACCCAGACCTCCGAGGCCTACGGCCGGTACGCGTCCGGCATCCGGGAGAAGGTCGCCGACCCGACCCTGGCCGCGCTGCTGCTGGCCAAGTCGGCCGAGGCGGCCGAGCGGGGCGCGTCCCTGGTGCTCGCCGAGGACTCCAGGGTGGAGGAGGGCATGCTCGGCGACCCCCACGACGCGGTGCTGGTGGTGGGCAACCTGGTGGCCAACGCCCTCGACGCGCTGGATGAGGTCGGCGGCACGGTCGAGGTCTCGGTCCGCGCCGAGACAGACGGCCTGCACGTCCGGGTCGGTGACTCCGGGCCGGGGATCACTCCCGGCCTGGCCGAGGAGGTCTTCCGCGAGGGCTTCACCACCAAGATCGCACACGCGGGCCCGCGCGGCCTCGGCCTGGCCCTGACCCGTCAGGCGTGTTCGCGCCGGGGCGGCTGGGTGCGGGTGCACAACGCCGACGGCGCCGTCTTCACGGCCCTGCTGCCCCGGCGCGAGGACCCGGCCGGGACCCCGCCGCGGGCGGCCGGGCCGGTTGGGTGGGGAGACGACGGGCGGGCCGGGCGGGGGGACGACGGGCCGGCCGGGACCCCGCCGCGGGAGGCCGGGCGGGGAGACGACGAGCGGACCGGTGGGCCCGGCGGAACCACGGACCGGGGGGCGCCGCGATGATCCGCGTGCTCGTCGTGGACGACGACTTCATGGTGGCCAGGATCCACAGCGGCTACGTGGCCCGGGTGCCCGGGTTCACGGTGGTCGACGCCGTGCACACCGGCAGGGCGGCGATCGCGGCGGTCGCCGAGCACCGCCCCGACCTGGTGCTGCTGGACATCTACCTGCCGGACATGTCCGGACTCGACGTCCTCACGACGCTCAGGGGCGTGTCCCACCCGGTCGACGTCCTGGTGATCACCGCCGCGCGCGACGTGGACACGGTCCGCGCGGCCATGCGCGGCGGCGCGGTGAACTACCTGATCAAGCCCTTCACCGCCGGGGCGCTCACCGAGCGCCTCGGCCAGTACGCCGACACCCGCAGGCAACTGGCCGCCGTCGGGTCCGAGGTCCGCCAGGACGAGGTGGACCGGTTCTTCGGCGCGGCCAGGGGAGGGCCGCCGCCGCTGCCCAAGGGACTGTCGGCCACCACCTGCGGCCTGGTCGCCGACGCGCTCAGGGAGACCGGCACCGACGTGTCGGCGGCCGAGGCGGCGGCGCTCACCGGGCTGTCTAGGGTCAGCGCCCGCCGCTACCTGGAGTATCTGTGCGCGGCGGGCCAGGCCGAGCTGAGGCCGAAATACGGCACCGCCGGGCGGCCCGAGCACCGTTACCGGTGGACGGGCTGATTCGTTACTGCTTTTCGGGCCTCGGCCGATGGATCTGGTTTAGGGTTGACACCGGTAAAAATCGCAGAGCAGCAGGAGGTACCGGAGGCCGTGCGGAACGCCGGAGCGTCGATAGACCCACCGACGGACCCGTTCGCGGCGGTGCCCCTCCCCTCGCGCCCGGTCCGGCCGGGCGCCCGCGATCCCGGCCAGCCTCCCGGCGAGCGGCCCAAGGGCGGGTCGCGGCTCCCGCCGGGCGTCTCGCCCGACATCTTCGGCCCCTCCGGAGGCGACCGGCCCGGGGGACCCTCCGGGTTCGGCCGGCCCCCCGGGCCCGGCACCGGGCCGGCCGGGCTGCCGCCCGCGGCCGCGCCGCCCCAGCCCTGGCAGATGGCCACCCCGCCCGAGCGGCCCCTCCCGCAGCGGTCCCCGCGCGAGGAGCCCCCGCCCGGCGGTGACGGAGAGGCCCGGCAGCCGGATTCGCCCCGTTACGAGGATCCGCCGCGCCGTCGCCGGGGCCGCAGAATCGCCGTCGCCGTCACGCTCCTGCTGCTGCTGGCCGGCCTCGCCTACGCCGTACCCGCCGTCGTGATGTCCGGCAAGATGCTGCCCGGCACCCGCGTCCACGGCGTCGACATCGGCGGCCTGACCGCGACCGAGGCGGCCGACAAGCTCAGGGACCGGCTGCCCGGCGAGGCGGGCGAGCAGATGATCCTGCGGGCGGCGGGCAGGAAATACTCCATCGATCCCGGGAAGGCCGGGCTGGAGTTCGACGTCGTCGCCACCATCGACCAGGTCTCCAGCGGCTTCCCCACCCCGATGGAGGTCTGGCGGGCACTGACCGGCACCACCGAGCTGAGCCCCAAGGTCTCCGTCGACCCCGAGCGGATGCAGAGCACCGTCACGGCCCTGGCCAAGAAGATCGACCTCAAGGTCCGCGAGGGCGCGGTCACCTTCGAGGGCGTCAAGCCGGTCGCGGTGACCCCCCGCGACGGCCGTGAGCTGGAGCGGGAGGCCGCGGCCCGGGCCATCGGGAAAGCCTTCCTGGGGCCGGCCGGCGAGGTCGAGCTGCCCGTCTCGGTGATCAAGCCCAGGGTGACGGCCGAGGTCGTCAAGGAGACCGCCGCCGACGCGGACAAGGCCCTGTCCGGCCCGCTCACCCTGACCCACGCGGGCAGGCGGGCCCAGCTCCCGGTGGAGACCCTCGCCGCCCACCTGTCATTCGAGCCCGACAACTCCGGCGGCATGCGGCCGGTGTTCGACGCCACGAACGCGGTCGCGACCGTGGAGGGCAAGCTCGTCGACCCGGCCCTGGCCCCCCGGGAGCCCACCTTCCGGATCGTCGGCGCCAGGCCCGAGCTGGTCCCCGGCCGCAGCGGCAAGGGGATCGACGACGGCAGGCTCGCCGAGGACGTGGCGCGGCTGGTCGCCGAGGGCGGCAGCCGGACCGTCCCCGTCACCCTCACGACCGTCCAGCCCCGCATCTCCGAGGCCGAGGCGCGCAAGCTCGGCATCAAGGAGAAGGTCAGCGAGTTCACCACCCCGTACGACTGCTGCCTGCCCCGGGTGACCAACATCCGCACGATCGCCAAGCTCCTGGACGGCTACCTGGTCAAGCCCGGCGAGACCTTCTCGCTCAACGGCGTCATCGGCCAGCGCGAC
Coding sequences:
- a CDS encoding response regulator translates to MIRVLVVDDDFMVARIHSGYVARVPGFTVVDAVHTGRAAIAAVAEHRPDLVLLDIYLPDMSGLDVLTTLRGVSHPVDVLVITAARDVDTVRAAMRGGAVNYLIKPFTAGALTERLGQYADTRRQLAAVGSEVRQDEVDRFFGAARGGPPPLPKGLSATTCGLVADALRETGTDVSAAEAAALTGLSRVSARRYLEYLCAAGQAELRPKYGTAGRPEHRYRWTG
- a CDS encoding tripartite tricarboxylate transporter substrate binding protein, whose translation is MRLRRLAALAALSLAALTACGSGAGSGSSVGTLKIMAPASPGGGWDQTSRTAEQVITSADPSRKVEVYNVPGAGGTIGLAQLAGEKGNGNLLMTMGLVMLGAVEQNRSKVTLAETTPIAKLTEEYEIIVVPAASPYKSLADLVTAWKAGPAKIAIAGGSAGGTDHIVAGLMAKAAGIDPKQVNYIAHSGGGEALNALLGNKVAMGVSGIGEFAEHVKSGKLRALGVTSPARLDSVDAPTLKEGGLDVELANWRGFVAPPGLDDAAKKTLTDLVTKMHDSQAWKDAVAKNGWIDSFQTGRQFADYLAAEQAKVKTIIAEMGLVS
- a CDS encoding VanW family protein; translation: MRNAGASIDPPTDPFAAVPLPSRPVRPGARDPGQPPGERPKGGSRLPPGVSPDIFGPSGGDRPGGPSGFGRPPGPGTGPAGLPPAAAPPQPWQMATPPERPLPQRSPREEPPPGGDGEARQPDSPRYEDPPRRRRGRRIAVAVTLLLLLAGLAYAVPAVVMSGKMLPGTRVHGVDIGGLTATEAADKLRDRLPGEAGEQMILRAAGRKYSIDPGKAGLEFDVVATIDQVSSGFPTPMEVWRALTGTTELSPKVSVDPERMQSTVTALAKKIDLKVREGAVTFEGVKPVAVTPRDGRELEREAAARAIGKAFLGPAGEVELPVSVIKPRVTAEVVKETAADADKALSGPLTLTHAGRRAQLPVETLAAHLSFEPDNSGGMRPVFDATNAVATVEGKLVDPALAPREPTFRIVGARPELVPGRSGKGIDDGRLAEDVARLVAEGGSRTVPVTLTTVQPRISEAEARKLGIKEKVSEFTTPYDCCLPRVTNIRTIAKLLDGYLVKPGETFSLNGVIGQRDTARGFVPAPMIQGGRLVDSVGGGISQFVTTMYNAVFFGGFEDVQHVAHEFYISRYPAGRESTVSWPAPDFRWKNDSKYGVLVKTSYTDTGVTVAFWSTKRYDIESISSERYDLTPFKSATDSGPGCIPMAGQQGFTIDVTRIFKQDGKEVKRETEKTVYKPETDLKCVPAATPTQDDQADTPAQDGQDE
- a CDS encoding ATP-binding protein yields the protein MRRILNASLGTQLFMLQTVIVFLAVGGTAGVWMEHTRSQLDRQYQQRALAIAESVAGLPQVREAFTRPRPEVSLQPIAAGVQAATGADYVVIANREQIRYAHPNTALIGKRLSTDGSEILTSGRTWTGIQTGTLGRSVRGKAPIFDSSGRVIGLASVGVLQDTVAEELGSALPPLLWTVLAVLLAGSAAAGLIARRVRRQTFGLEPREIAALLEQREGVLHGVKEGVLALDLQGRVTLVNDAARDLLGLSAHDVGRELREMPLSDRMRDVLDGADPGDDRVVLHRDRVLVLNRTPVAVREQPSGWVVTLRDRTELVRLARELDQASSTTDALRAQAHEFANRMHTVVGLLELGEHETAVNYITQTSEAYGRYASGIREKVADPTLAALLLAKSAEAAERGASLVLAEDSRVEEGMLGDPHDAVLVVGNLVANALDALDEVGGTVEVSVRAETDGLHVRVGDSGPGITPGLAEEVFREGFTTKIAHAGPRGLGLALTRQACSRRGGWVRVHNADGAVFTALLPRREDPAGTPPRAAGPVGWGDDGRAGRGDDGPAGTPPREAGRGDDERTGGPGGTTDRGAPR